The following are from one region of the Edwardsiella tarda ATCC 15947 = NBRC 105688 genome:
- the pspF gene encoding phage shock protein operon transcriptional activator — protein MALHDTLLGGDNAFLEVLEQTSRLAQLNKPLLILGERGTGKELIAQRLHYLSPRWQGPFISLNCAALNESLLDSELFGHEAGAFTGAQRRHLGRFERADGGTLFLDELATAPMLIQEKLLRVIEYGQLERVGGSQSLQVDVRLVCATNADLPALAAAGRFRADLLDRLAFEVIALPPLRQRQADILPLAEHFAMQMCRELGRPLFAGFSAQAQRTLLDYAWPGNIRELKNVVERSVFRHGDAGAPLHQIVLNPFPHRPPLDPPAMANRLPPLPLDLRAWQNQQEQALTQAALQQACFQQRRAADLLGITYHQLRAIMKKHAISATTEREEPAIMDDDERGIAGESR, from the coding sequence ATGGCGCTACACGACACCCTATTGGGCGGGGATAATGCCTTTCTTGAGGTGCTGGAACAGACCTCTCGTCTCGCCCAATTGAACAAGCCGCTGTTAATCCTGGGCGAGCGCGGTACCGGCAAGGAGTTGATCGCCCAACGCCTGCATTACCTCTCTCCGCGTTGGCAAGGGCCATTTATCTCCCTCAACTGCGCCGCGCTCAACGAGAGCCTGCTGGATTCGGAGTTATTCGGCCATGAGGCCGGGGCCTTTACCGGGGCGCAACGCCGCCATCTAGGGCGCTTCGAGCGGGCTGACGGCGGTACCCTGTTTCTCGACGAACTGGCCACAGCGCCGATGCTGATCCAAGAGAAGTTGTTACGCGTCATCGAATATGGCCAACTAGAACGCGTCGGTGGCAGCCAGTCGCTGCAGGTCGATGTGCGCCTGGTCTGCGCGACCAATGCCGATCTGCCTGCGTTGGCCGCCGCGGGGCGTTTCCGGGCCGATCTGCTCGACCGTCTGGCCTTCGAGGTCATCGCGCTACCGCCGCTACGTCAACGCCAGGCGGATATCCTGCCGCTGGCCGAGCACTTCGCCATGCAGATGTGCCGCGAACTGGGGCGTCCCTTGTTCGCCGGCTTTAGCGCGCAGGCGCAACGCACCTTGCTCGACTACGCCTGGCCGGGCAACATCCGTGAGTTGAAAAATGTGGTGGAGCGCTCGGTCTTTCGCCACGGCGACGCTGGTGCACCGTTACACCAGATCGTGTTGAACCCCTTCCCTCATCGCCCCCCTCTCGATCCGCCCGCGATGGCGAACAGGCTACCTCCGTTGCCCCTCGATCTGCGCGCTTGGCAAAATCAGCAGGAGCAAGCCTTGACCCAGGCGGCGTTGCAGCAGGCATGCTTCCAGCAACGACGCGCCGCCGATCTACTCGGCATCACCTACCATCAGCTACGCGCCATCATGAAAAAACATGCTATCAGCGCGACAACGGAGCGGGAGGAGCCCGCGATCATGGACGATGACGAAAGGGGAATAGCTGGGGAGAGTCGCTAA
- the sapA gene encoding ABC transporter substrate-binding protein SapA: MRAWKNLLIPLLCLSAAAMATEKTAAPQPAVPDIRQSGFIYCVNGIVSTFNPQLVSSGVTVDTLAAQLYDRLLDVDPYTYRLIPELAQSWEVLDGGATYILHLRRDVPFQKTPWFTPTRNMNADDVLFSFERMFDAQHPYHDVNGGHYPYFDSLQFSNAVQSMRKLDNYTVEIRLKQPDASFLWHLATHYAPILSAQYADQLTQRGQQAQIDRLPVGTGPFIRGEYRAGQFIRLLRNPTYWKGTPRMKQVVIDLGAGGTGRISKLLTGECDVLAYPAASQLGILRNDPRLRLTLRPGMNVAYLAFNTRKPPLNNENVRRAIAYSINNQRLMQSIYYGTAETAASLLPRASWAYDNDARVTDYDPEKARAMLKAAGISNLRLQLWVPTASQAYNPSPLKTAELIQADLAQVGIKVSIIPVEGRFQEARLSDMSHDMTLTGWATDSNDPDSFFRPLLSCAAIQSQTNLAHWCDPAFDALLHRALQAQQLAQRIDDYQAAQKILEQQLPILPLASSLRLQAYRYDIKGLVLSPFGNASFAGVYREAAPAPTPPLTRPAPAVSAKETP; the protein is encoded by the coding sequence ATGCGTGCTTGGAAAAACTTGCTGATCCCGCTGCTGTGTCTGTCGGCAGCGGCCATGGCGACCGAGAAGACGGCCGCCCCGCAACCCGCTGTGCCGGATATCCGCCAGAGCGGGTTCATCTATTGCGTTAACGGTATCGTGAGTACGTTTAACCCACAGTTAGTGAGTAGTGGCGTGACGGTCGATACCCTCGCCGCCCAGCTGTATGACCGGCTGTTGGACGTCGATCCCTATACTTATCGCCTGATCCCGGAGCTGGCGCAGAGTTGGGAAGTGCTCGACGGCGGTGCCACCTATATTCTGCATCTGCGGCGTGATGTCCCGTTCCAGAAAACACCCTGGTTCACGCCGACACGCAACATGAATGCCGATGACGTACTGTTTAGCTTCGAACGCATGTTCGACGCCCAACATCCTTACCACGACGTCAATGGCGGCCACTACCCCTATTTCGACAGTCTCCAGTTTAGTAATGCGGTACAGAGCATGCGCAAGCTGGACAACTACACGGTCGAAATCCGCCTGAAGCAGCCCGACGCCTCCTTCCTTTGGCATCTGGCAACCCACTACGCGCCGATCCTGTCGGCACAATACGCCGACCAGTTGACGCAACGCGGCCAGCAGGCGCAGATCGATCGCCTGCCCGTCGGTACCGGCCCTTTCATACGCGGCGAGTATCGCGCCGGGCAATTCATTCGCCTACTGCGTAATCCCACCTACTGGAAAGGCACGCCCCGCATGAAGCAGGTGGTGATCGATCTGGGTGCCGGCGGTACCGGGCGGATCTCCAAGCTATTGACCGGCGAATGTGATGTCCTCGCCTACCCCGCCGCCAGCCAGTTGGGGATCTTACGCAACGACCCGCGTCTGCGCTTGACGCTGCGTCCAGGCATGAACGTGGCCTACCTGGCTTTCAACACCCGTAAACCGCCGCTGAATAACGAAAACGTGCGGCGCGCCATCGCCTACTCGATCAATAATCAGCGCTTGATGCAATCCATCTATTACGGGACGGCGGAGACCGCCGCCTCCCTGCTGCCGCGCGCCTCCTGGGCCTATGATAACGATGCTCGCGTCACCGATTATGATCCCGAGAAGGCGCGCGCGATGCTCAAGGCCGCCGGGATCAGCAACCTCCGCCTACAGCTATGGGTACCGACCGCCTCGCAGGCCTATAACCCCAGCCCGCTGAAGACCGCTGAACTGATCCAGGCCGATCTGGCCCAGGTTGGGATCAAGGTGAGCATCATCCCGGTAGAGGGGCGCTTTCAAGAGGCGCGCCTGAGCGACATGAGTCACGACATGACCCTCACCGGTTGGGCGACGGACAGTAATGATCCCGACAGTTTCTTCCGCCCCCTGTTAAGCTGCGCGGCCATTCAGTCACAGACTAACCTGGCACACTGGTGCGATCCGGCGTTTGATGCCTTGTTGCACCGCGCGTTGCAGGCGCAGCAGCTCGCCCAACGCATCGATGACTATCAGGCGGCACAGAAGATCCTGGAGCAGCAACTCCCGATCCTGCCCTTGGCCTCTTCGCTTCGTCTGCAAGCCTATCGCTACGATATCAAGGGACTGGTGCTCAGCCCGTTCGGTAATGCCTCCTTCGCCGGGGTATACCGTGAGGCGGCACCGGCTCCGACCCCGCCGCTGACGCGACCGGCACCGGCGGTCTCGGCCAAGGAGACGCCATGA
- the sapB gene encoding putrescine export ABC transporter permease SapB: MIIFTLRRLLLLLVTLFFLTLVGFSLLYFTPHAPLSGASLSDAYRFYLHSLLEGDFGVSSINGQAIVSQLREVVPATLELCILGFLLALFCGIPMGIAAGMMRGRWPDGAITTLALLGYSMPVFWLALLMMLFFALHLGWLPVSGRYDLLYPVPNITGFALLDAWLSDSPYRQQMLLSVLRHLVLPVSVLALVPMTEVIRLIRISTDNVVGQNYIKAAATRGLSRLTIIRRHVLHNALPPIIPQLGLQFSTMLTLAMITEVVFNWPGLGRWLIAAIRQQDFAAISAGVMVIGSLVLVVNVLCDIIGAMTSPLKHKEWYAVR, encoded by the coding sequence ATGATTATCTTTACGTTACGGCGCCTGTTGCTGCTGCTGGTCACTCTGTTTTTCCTGACCCTGGTCGGTTTCAGCCTGCTTTACTTCACGCCGCATGCGCCGCTCTCTGGCGCCTCGCTCAGCGACGCCTACCGCTTCTATCTCCATAGCCTATTGGAGGGCGACTTCGGCGTCTCCAGCATCAACGGCCAGGCCATCGTCAGTCAGTTGCGCGAGGTGGTTCCCGCCACCCTGGAGCTGTGTATCCTCGGTTTCCTGCTGGCGCTGTTCTGCGGTATCCCCATGGGCATCGCCGCCGGCATGATGCGCGGACGCTGGCCCGACGGCGCCATTACCACCCTGGCCCTGCTCGGCTACTCCATGCCGGTGTTCTGGCTGGCGTTACTGATGATGCTGTTCTTCGCCCTGCATCTCGGCTGGCTACCGGTCTCCGGGCGCTACGACTTGCTATACCCCGTCCCCAATATCACCGGCTTCGCCCTGCTGGATGCCTGGCTCTCAGACTCACCTTATCGTCAGCAGATGCTGTTAAGCGTCCTGCGTCATCTGGTGCTGCCGGTCAGCGTATTGGCATTAGTGCCGATGACCGAGGTGATCCGCCTGATTCGCATCAGCACCGACAACGTCGTGGGGCAAAACTATATCAAGGCGGCGGCCACCCGGGGCCTGTCACGCCTGACCATTATCCGCCGCCACGTGCTGCATAACGCCCTGCCGCCGATCATCCCGCAATTGGGGCTGCAATTCTCCACCATGTTGACCCTGGCGATGATCACCGAGGTGGTGTTTAACTGGCCGGGATTGGGGCGCTGGCTGATCGCCGCCATTCGCCAGCAAGATTTCGCCGCCATCTCGGCCGGGGTGATGGTGATCGGCTCGTTGGTCCTGGTGGTCAACGTGCTGTGCGATATCATTGGCGCCATGACCAGCCCGCTGAAACATAAGGAATGGTATGCAGTTCGATAA
- the sapC gene encoding putrescine export ABC transporter permease SapC, whose amino-acid sequence MQFDNVYREKKAPSPLRQTWYHFHADSLAMVGLYGVIALLLLCAFGRLLAPYGLDQQFLGYQLLPPSWSRYGNVSFFLGTDDLGRDLLSRLLCGAAPTFGSALVVTIAASLCGVAIGVLAGITHGLRSAILNHILDTLLAIPSLLLAIIVVAFLGPRLEHAMLAVWLALLPRIVRAVYSAVHEELEKEYVVAARLDGASTWFILWDAVMPNIAGVLVSEFTRALSMAIIDIAALGFLDLGAQLPSPEWGAMLGDALELLYVAPWTVMLPGGAIMLSVLLVNLLGDGLRRAINAGVK is encoded by the coding sequence ATGCAGTTCGATAACGTCTATCGCGAAAAGAAGGCCCCCAGCCCGCTGCGCCAGACCTGGTACCACTTTCACGCCGACTCGCTGGCCATGGTTGGCCTGTATGGCGTTATCGCCCTATTGCTGCTGTGTGCCTTCGGTCGCCTGTTGGCTCCCTACGGCCTGGATCAACAATTTCTCGGCTATCAGTTGTTGCCTCCCTCCTGGTCGCGTTATGGCAACGTCTCGTTCTTCCTCGGTACGGACGACCTCGGGCGCGATCTGCTCAGCCGTCTGCTGTGCGGTGCGGCGCCAACCTTCGGTTCGGCGCTGGTGGTGACCATCGCCGCCAGCCTATGCGGGGTGGCTATCGGGGTACTGGCCGGTATTACACACGGCCTACGCTCGGCGATTCTCAACCATATCCTCGACACCCTGTTGGCGATTCCGTCATTGCTATTGGCGATCATCGTGGTGGCCTTCCTCGGCCCACGCCTGGAGCACGCCATGTTGGCGGTATGGCTGGCGCTGCTGCCGCGTATCGTGCGCGCCGTCTATAGCGCGGTGCATGAGGAGCTAGAGAAAGAGTATGTTGTGGCGGCGCGACTCGATGGCGCCTCGACCTGGTTCATCCTCTGGGACGCCGTGATGCCGAACATCGCCGGGGTGCTGGTGTCGGAGTTTACGCGCGCCCTCTCCATGGCGATCATCGATATCGCCGCCCTCGGCTTTCTCGACCTCGGCGCCCAGTTGCCCTCGCCGGAATGGGGCGCCATGCTGGGCGATGCGCTGGAGTTGTTGTATGTGGCGCCCTGGACCGTGATGTTGCCGGGGGGCGCCATCATGCTCAGCGTGCTGTTAGTTAACCTGCTGGGCGACGGCTTGCGTCGCGCTATCAATGCCGGGGTGAAATAA
- the sapD gene encoding putrescine export ABC transporter ATP-binding protein SapD: MPLLDIRNLTIEFMTPEGAVKAVDRVSLTLSEGEIRGLVGESGSGKSLIAKAICGITKDNWKVTADRMRFDDIDLLRLTPRQRRKLVGHNVSMIFQEPQSCLDPSARIGRQLIQAIPGWTFKGRWWQRLRWRRRRAIELLHRVGIKDHRDAMRSLPYELTEGECQKVMIAIALANQPRLLIADEPTNAMEPTTQAQIFRLLARMNQNNNTTILLISHDLQMMSKWADRINVMYCGQTVESASCEEILSAPHHPYTQALIRAMPDFGRALPPKSRLNTLPGAIPSLEHLPIGCRLGPRCPYAQKKCIETPTLRTVKGHQFACHFPLNTEEA, from the coding sequence ATGCCGTTACTCGATATCCGCAACCTGACGATTGAGTTCATGACACCCGAGGGGGCGGTCAAGGCCGTCGATCGGGTCAGTCTGACCCTGAGCGAAGGGGAAATCCGCGGACTGGTCGGTGAGTCCGGCTCTGGCAAAAGCCTGATCGCCAAGGCGATCTGCGGGATTACCAAGGATAACTGGAAAGTCACCGCCGATCGTATGCGCTTCGACGATATCGATCTACTGCGCCTGACGCCACGTCAACGGCGTAAGCTGGTCGGCCATAACGTGTCGATGATCTTCCAGGAGCCACAATCCTGTCTCGACCCCTCGGCGCGCATCGGCCGCCAACTGATCCAGGCGATTCCCGGCTGGACCTTTAAAGGGCGTTGGTGGCAACGCTTACGCTGGCGCCGCCGACGCGCCATCGAACTGTTGCACCGCGTCGGGATTAAGGATCACCGGGACGCCATGCGCAGCCTGCCCTATGAACTGACCGAGGGAGAGTGCCAGAAGGTGATGATCGCCATCGCCCTGGCCAACCAGCCACGCCTGCTGATCGCCGATGAGCCGACCAATGCCATGGAGCCGACCACTCAGGCGCAGATCTTCCGCCTGTTGGCGCGCATGAATCAGAATAACAACACCACCATTCTGCTGATCAGCCACGATCTACAGATGATGAGCAAGTGGGCCGATCGCATCAACGTGATGTATTGCGGTCAGACGGTAGAGAGCGCGAGCTGCGAGGAGATCCTCAGCGCGCCGCACCATCCCTACACCCAGGCGCTGATCCGAGCGATGCCCGACTTTGGCCGTGCGCTGCCGCCCAAGAGCCGCCTGAATACGCTGCCCGGTGCCATCCCCTCGCTGGAACACTTGCCGATCGGCTGTCGTCTGGGGCCACGCTGTCCTTACGCCCAGAAGAAGTGCATCGAAACCCCCACCCTGCGCACGGTGAAGGGGCATCAATTCGCCTGTCACTTCCCGCTCAACACGGAGGAGGCGTAA
- the sapF gene encoding putrescine export ABC transporter ATP-binding protein SapF: protein MMKTLLEVHNLEKTFRYRTGWFRRQLVEAVKPLSFTLREGQTLAIIGENGSGKSTLAKMIAGMIEPSGGTMLIDDHPLNYGDYRYRSQCIRMIFQDPATSLNPRQRIGQILDVPLRLNTDLDAPAREARINQTLRQVGLRNDHAYYYPHMLAAGQLQRIALARALILQPKVIVADEALASLDMSMRSQIINLMLELQQKHGIAYIYVTQHLGMMKHISDQVLVMQAGEVVERGSTAEVLAAPLHDLTKRLITSHFGEALTADAWRRDGGGF, encoded by the coding sequence ATGATGAAGACGTTATTAGAGGTGCATAACCTGGAAAAGACTTTCCGTTATCGTACCGGTTGGTTCCGGCGTCAGCTGGTCGAGGCGGTCAAACCGCTCAGCTTCACCCTGCGCGAAGGGCAAACGCTGGCCATCATCGGGGAGAACGGCTCCGGCAAGTCCACCCTGGCCAAGATGATCGCCGGGATGATCGAGCCGAGTGGTGGCACCATGCTGATCGATGATCATCCGTTAAACTACGGCGATTACCGCTACCGTAGTCAATGTATTCGCATGATCTTTCAAGACCCCGCCACCTCGCTGAACCCGCGTCAGCGTATCGGCCAAATCCTGGATGTGCCGCTCCGCCTCAATACCGATCTGGATGCGCCGGCACGCGAGGCACGGATCAACCAGACCCTACGTCAAGTGGGGCTGCGTAACGATCACGCCTACTACTATCCGCATATGCTGGCGGCCGGTCAGTTGCAACGCATCGCCTTGGCGCGTGCGCTGATCCTGCAACCCAAGGTCATCGTCGCCGATGAGGCGCTAGCCTCGCTCGACATGTCGATGCGTTCGCAGATCATCAACCTGATGCTGGAGTTACAACAGAAACATGGCATCGCCTATATCTACGTCACCCAGCACCTGGGCATGATGAAACATATCAGCGATCAGGTCTTGGTGATGCAAGCCGGTGAGGTGGTCGAGCGCGGCAGCACCGCCGAAGTCCTCGCCGCCCCGCTGCACGATCTGACGAAGCGTCTGATCACCAGCCACTTCGGCGAGGCATTGACCGCCGATGCCTGGCGGCGCGATGGCGGGGGCTTTTAA
- a CDS encoding mechanosensitive ion channel family protein has translation MTLLVEKLHAHIILAAVLLLLSGLVYGLRKCRGNRGTALLQVAQTLLWLLLVLLLCEGVKKYLLIVGFWQWIKYISFCQTVLIIFVLFKAISSAINIVADRQIKNGINRSKTLVVIRAINIITLFLLATLFGEQLGLNMSGLLTFGGVGGVAIGIASRNILGNLLSGVMLYFDRPFNVGDWIRLPEKNTEGVVAEIGLRTTKIVTFDQKPLYIPNSVFSSIMIENPGRSDYRRVELAAIIKTFDADQVTTLLAALRDKISQDTRVNTQLETFVHMHNITKDGIQILISLYTTTRDYAVYLDLKQSLIVYTVEAAAAQTLEVSC, from the coding sequence GTGACGTTGTTAGTCGAAAAGTTGCATGCTCATATCATCCTGGCCGCCGTCTTGTTACTCCTTAGTGGCTTGGTGTATGGCCTACGCAAGTGCCGAGGGAATCGCGGCACCGCCCTGCTCCAAGTGGCGCAGACCCTACTCTGGTTGCTGTTGGTGCTGCTGCTGTGTGAAGGCGTCAAGAAATACCTGCTGATCGTCGGCTTCTGGCAATGGATCAAGTACATCTCCTTCTGCCAGACGGTACTGATCATCTTCGTGCTGTTTAAGGCCATCTCCTCGGCGATCAACATCGTCGCCGATCGCCAGATCAAGAATGGTATCAATCGCTCGAAGACGCTGGTGGTGATCCGTGCAATCAACATCATCACCCTCTTCCTGCTCGCCACCCTCTTCGGCGAGCAGCTCGGCCTGAATATGTCCGGGCTGCTGACCTTCGGGGGGGTCGGTGGCGTGGCCATCGGTATCGCCAGCCGCAATATCCTGGGCAACCTGCTCTCCGGCGTGATGCTCTACTTCGACCGACCGTTTAACGTCGGCGACTGGATCCGCCTTCCCGAGAAAAACACCGAGGGGGTGGTCGCCGAAATCGGCTTACGGACCACCAAGATCGTCACCTTCGATCAGAAGCCGCTGTATATCCCTAACTCGGTGTTCTCCTCTATCATGATCGAGAACCCCGGACGCAGCGACTATCGCCGGGTTGAGTTGGCGGCGATCATCAAAACCTTCGATGCCGATCAGGTGACGACGCTACTGGCGGCATTGCGCGACAAGATCAGCCAGGATACGCGGGTCAACACGCAGCTGGAGACCTTCGTCCATATGCATAACATCACCAAGGATGGGATCCAGATCCTGATCAGCCTCTACACCACCACACGTGACTACGCGGTCTATCTGGATCTGAAACAGAGCCTGATCGTCTACACCGTCGAGGCCGCCGCCGCACAGACATTAGAGGTGAGCTGCTAA
- a CDS encoding outer membrane protein assembly factor BamE yields MRSVMLASALLLLSGCLGHIDRTQQQRVQQFSAQQLGERLVPGKTHKREVLLLLGPPSFPHDYNAGDLWYYHSKSVGKALYLIVPRDYNREVTLTLTFNPDKTLRSWHYDAQ; encoded by the coding sequence ATGCGTAGCGTCATGCTGGCGAGCGCGCTATTGTTACTGAGTGGGTGCCTGGGACATATTGACCGCACGCAACAACAGCGCGTGCAGCAATTCTCCGCCCAACAGCTCGGCGAGCGCCTGGTGCCGGGTAAGACGCATAAGCGCGAGGTGCTGCTGTTGCTCGGCCCGCCATCGTTTCCACACGACTATAACGCCGGCGACCTGTGGTACTACCATTCGAAGAGCGTCGGTAAGGCGCTCTATCTGATCGTGCCGCGTGACTATAACCGCGAGGTGACGCTGACCCTAACCTTTAATCCCGATAAGACACTGCGCAGCTGGCATTACGATGCGCAATGA
- the fabV gene encoding enoyl-ACP reductase FabV has protein sequence MIIKPKVRGFICTTTHPVGCEANVRRQIAYTQAKGPIENGPKKVLVIGASTGYGLASRISAAFGAGAATIGVFFEKPGTETKPGSAGWYNAAAFDKAAKEAGLYAKSINGDAFSNACRQQVIDLIKQDLGQVDLVVYSLASPVRKMPESGEVVRSALKPIGEVYTTTAIDTNKDQIITASVEPATEEEIQNTITVMGGQDWELWMAALRDAGVLAEGAKSVAYSYIGTDLTWPIYWHGTLGRAKEDLDRAAAGIRGDLAAHGGTAHVAVLKSVVTQASSAIPVMPLYISMSFKIMKEKGIHEGCMEQVDRMMRTRLYGSDLALDDQARIRMDDWELRDDVQQACRDLWPSITSENLYQLTDYAGYKEEFLRLFGFGLDGVDYDADVNPDVQFDVISL, from the coding sequence ATGATTATCAAACCTAAGGTTCGCGGTTTTATCTGCACCACTACCCATCCGGTTGGCTGCGAGGCCAACGTTCGTCGTCAGATCGCCTATACCCAAGCGAAGGGTCCGATCGAGAACGGTCCGAAGAAAGTGCTGGTGATCGGCGCCTCTACCGGTTATGGCTTGGCATCACGCATCTCCGCAGCCTTCGGCGCTGGCGCCGCCACCATCGGTGTGTTCTTCGAGAAGCCGGGTACGGAAACTAAGCCGGGCAGCGCGGGGTGGTATAATGCCGCCGCCTTCGACAAGGCCGCCAAAGAAGCGGGCCTGTATGCCAAGAGCATCAACGGCGATGCCTTCTCCAATGCGTGTCGCCAGCAGGTGATCGACCTGATCAAACAGGATCTGGGCCAGGTGGATCTGGTGGTCTATTCACTGGCATCGCCGGTGCGTAAGATGCCGGAGAGTGGGGAAGTGGTACGCTCCGCGCTGAAGCCGATCGGTGAGGTGTATACCACCACCGCCATCGACACCAACAAAGATCAGATCATCACCGCCAGCGTCGAGCCGGCCACAGAGGAAGAGATCCAGAACACCATCACCGTGATGGGCGGGCAGGATTGGGAGCTGTGGATGGCCGCGTTGCGTGATGCGGGTGTGTTGGCGGAGGGGGCTAAATCCGTCGCCTACTCTTACATCGGTACCGACCTGACCTGGCCGATCTACTGGCACGGCACCCTGGGTCGCGCTAAAGAGGATCTGGATCGCGCTGCCGCTGGCATTCGTGGCGACCTCGCCGCACACGGTGGTACGGCACACGTCGCGGTGCTCAAATCGGTGGTCACGCAGGCTTCCAGCGCCATTCCGGTGATGCCGCTGTACATCTCCATGTCCTTCAAGATCATGAAGGAGAAAGGCATCCACGAAGGGTGTATGGAGCAGGTCGATCGCATGATGCGTACTCGCCTGTACGGCAGTGACTTGGCGTTGGATGATCAGGCGCGTATCCGTATGGATGACTGGGAACTGCGTGATGACGTGCAGCAGGCCTGCCGTGATCTGTGGCCATCCATCACCAGCGAGAATCTCTATCAATTGACCGATTATGCCGGTTATAAAGAAGAGTTCCTGCGTCTGTTCGGGTTCGGCCTGGATGGCGTGGATTATGATGCGGACGTGAATCCCGACGTGCAGTTCGATGTCATCTCGCTGTAA
- a CDS encoding AMP nucleosidase: protein MSSVHHTTSLTPEQAINRLSAYYDGAVRALREAIAAFIERGEIPDDAARAAGGFVYPALHVSWDGEGQPAERTRAYGRFNHPGHYVTTVTRPELFRGYLLEQLTLLVREYGARIEVHPSQQEIPYPYVIDGAELALDRMMSAALARHFPIPNLAHIGDETADGALLGQQDAPLSHFDALRTDFSLARLRHYTGTPPEHVQPYILFTNYSRYVDEFVRWACRQIASPNSGYCALSGAGGIYIDADNVDSDPLVSDLAWKNHQMPAYHLMREDGSGITLVNIGVGPANAKTICDHLAVLRPHAWLMIGHCGGLRQSQIIGDYVLAHAYLRDDHVLDAVLPPDIPIPSIAEVQRALYDATKQISGMPGEQVKQRLRTGTVVTTDDRNWELRYSASARRFNLSRAVAVDMESATIAAQGYRFRVPYGTLLCVSDKPLHGEIKLPAQANRFYQGAISEHLQIGIYALDLLRAEGDRMHSRKLRTFNEPPFR, encoded by the coding sequence ATGAGTTCCGTCCATCACACGACATCCCTAACCCCCGAGCAGGCGATCAATCGCCTGAGCGCATACTACGATGGCGCCGTCCGCGCCCTACGCGAAGCCATCGCCGCCTTTATCGAGCGCGGCGAGATCCCCGATGACGCGGCGCGGGCCGCCGGCGGCTTCGTCTACCCGGCACTGCACGTCAGTTGGGACGGTGAGGGGCAACCGGCCGAACGCACCCGCGCCTACGGCCGCTTTAACCATCCCGGCCACTATGTCACCACCGTCACCCGGCCGGAGTTATTCCGGGGTTATCTGCTGGAACAACTGACCCTGCTGGTGCGCGAATATGGTGCCCGCATCGAGGTCCATCCCTCGCAGCAGGAGATCCCCTATCCCTATGTGATCGATGGCGCCGAACTGGCCCTTGACCGGATGATGAGTGCGGCCCTGGCGCGCCACTTCCCCATCCCCAATCTCGCTCACATCGGAGACGAAACCGCCGACGGCGCCCTCCTCGGACAGCAGGATGCGCCGCTGTCCCACTTTGACGCCCTGCGCACCGACTTCTCCCTGGCGCGTCTGCGCCACTATACCGGCACGCCGCCGGAGCATGTGCAACCCTATATCCTCTTTACCAACTACAGTCGCTATGTCGATGAGTTCGTGCGTTGGGCCTGCCGGCAGATCGCCTCCCCCAACAGCGGCTATTGCGCGCTCTCTGGCGCCGGGGGGATCTACATCGATGCCGACAATGTCGACAGCGACCCGTTGGTCTCCGATCTGGCATGGAAAAATCACCAGATGCCGGCCTACCATCTGATGCGTGAAGATGGAAGCGGCATCACGCTGGTCAACATCGGCGTCGGGCCGGCCAACGCCAAGACCATCTGCGATCATCTGGCGGTGTTGCGTCCCCATGCCTGGCTGATGATCGGCCACTGCGGCGGGCTGCGTCAGAGCCAGATCATCGGCGACTACGTCCTGGCTCACGCCTACCTGCGCGACGACCATGTGCTGGATGCCGTGCTGCCACCGGATATTCCCATTCCCAGCATCGCCGAAGTGCAACGGGCGCTGTATGACGCCACCAAGCAGATCAGCGGCATGCCCGGTGAACAGGTCAAACAGCGGCTACGCACGGGTACGGTCGTCACCACCGACGATCGTAACTGGGAGTTGCGTTACAGCGCCTCTGCCCGCCGCTTCAATCTCAGCCGAGCGGTGGCGGTCGACATGGAGAGCGCCACCATCGCCGCTCAGGGCTACCGCTTCCGCGTCCCGTACGGCACCCTGTTGTGCGTCTCGGACAAGCCGCTACACGGTGAGATCAAGCTGCCCGCACAGGCCAACCGCTTCTACCAAGGGGCCATCTCCGAACATCTCCAGATCGGCATCTATGCCCTGGATCTGCTGCGGGCCGAGGGTGATCGCATGCACTCACGTAAGCTACGCACCTTTAACGAGCCGCCCTTCCGCTAA